One Actinomyces marmotae DNA window includes the following coding sequences:
- a CDS encoding alanine/glycine:cation symporter family protein, which translates to MTPAPLTAPTALPAATLAEQLGQVDDFLYTYVLAALLIAVGLYLTIRTRAVQARHFGTMVRTLTRSRGGAEGGISSFQAFAVGLAARVGIGNIAGVAIAVLMGGPGALLWMWVVALIGMATAFIESTLAQVFKERGRDFTFRGGPAYYIKNGLGSRAWGAVFAVLCIISVGVTVVMVQTNSLAGVINATVPSVEPWMVGVFLIMLTGPVVLGGLKSVARITEWMAPVMALVYVAMTVVVLALNITELPGVLRSILWGALGADQALYGVAGGIVAAILNGVRRGLFSNEAGLGTVPNAAGTATTAHPVRQGLIQSFGVFIDTILVCTATGLLILLATGTYAPGTYTADNARGVGAVLTQQAVVEHLGAWTTWPMVVLIFVLVFSTVLGCYSYSQVNVNYLGGQRRAEQVFGLTLTAAAFAGTILDLPVVWALADIALGLLGLLNLVVIVRLAPWALGALRDFDAQLRAGRVPVFVGRGNPHLPGDLPGGVWDGTTAAPGGTAAEKAGGNPAPATGPAEQH; encoded by the coding sequence ATGACCCCCGCACCGCTCACCGCACCGACAGCCCTGCCCGCGGCTACCCTCGCCGAGCAACTCGGTCAGGTCGATGACTTCCTCTACACCTATGTGCTCGCCGCGCTGCTCATCGCCGTCGGCCTGTACCTGACGATCCGCACCCGTGCCGTTCAGGCCCGGCACTTCGGGACCATGGTGCGGACGCTGACCCGATCGCGCGGCGGCGCCGAGGGCGGCATCTCCTCCTTCCAGGCCTTCGCCGTGGGGCTGGCGGCGCGCGTGGGCATCGGCAACATCGCGGGCGTCGCCATTGCCGTCCTCATGGGCGGCCCGGGCGCGCTGCTGTGGATGTGGGTCGTCGCGCTGATCGGCATGGCCACCGCCTTCATCGAGTCGACCCTCGCGCAGGTCTTCAAGGAGCGCGGCCGCGACTTCACCTTCCGCGGGGGCCCCGCCTACTACATCAAGAACGGCCTGGGCTCGCGCGCCTGGGGAGCCGTCTTCGCCGTCCTGTGCATCATCTCAGTGGGCGTCACCGTGGTTATGGTGCAGACCAACTCCCTGGCCGGGGTCATCAACGCCACCGTCCCGTCCGTGGAGCCCTGGATGGTCGGCGTCTTCCTCATCATGCTCACCGGGCCCGTCGTCCTGGGCGGCCTGAAGTCGGTCGCCCGGATCACCGAGTGGATGGCACCCGTCATGGCGCTCGTCTACGTGGCCATGACCGTCGTCGTCCTGGCGCTCAACATCACCGAGCTCCCCGGCGTCCTGCGCTCGATCCTCTGGGGCGCCCTCGGGGCCGACCAGGCCCTGTACGGCGTCGCCGGCGGGATCGTCGCGGCGATCCTCAACGGCGTGCGCCGCGGCCTGTTCTCCAACGAGGCCGGCCTGGGGACCGTGCCCAACGCCGCGGGTACCGCCACCACCGCCCACCCGGTCCGCCAGGGCCTCATCCAGTCCTTCGGGGTCTTCATCGACACGATCCTGGTGTGCACCGCCACCGGCCTGCTCATCCTGCTCGCCACCGGCACCTACGCGCCCGGGACCTACACGGCGGACAATGCCAGGGGCGTGGGGGCGGTCCTCACCCAGCAGGCGGTCGTCGAGCACCTGGGGGCCTGGACGACCTGGCCGATGGTGGTGCTCATCTTCGTCCTCGTCTTCTCCACCGTCCTGGGCTGCTATTCCTACTCGCAGGTCAACGTCAACTACCTGGGCGGCCAGCGCCGCGCCGAGCAGGTCTTCGGCCTGACCCTCACCGCCGCGGCCTTCGCCGGCACCATCCTCGACCTGCCCGTGGTGTGGGCCCTGGCCGACATCGCCCTCGGGCTGCTCGGCCTGCTCAACCTCGTGGTCATCGTCCGCCTCGCCCCCTGGGCCCTGGGGGCGCTGAGGGACTTCGACGCCCAGCTGCGCGCCGGCCGCGTCCCGGTGTTCGTGGGGCGCGGCAACCCCCACCTGCCCGGTGACCTGCCCGGAGGGGTCTGGGACGGGACGACGGCGGCGCCCGGCGGCACCGCCGCTGAGAAGGCCGGCGGGAACCCCGCGCCCGCCACTGGCCCCGCCGAGCAGCACTGA
- a CDS encoding alanine/glycine:cation symporter family protein — protein MDALAADLQQVADWITAHITMWVLVGTGLILTIATRGVQVRHLGSMIRQVRGARSGAEGGISSFQAFAISLAARVGIGNVFGVAAALLMGGPGAIFWMWVVALVGMATAFFEATLAQIFKVRSADGSFRGGPAFYMTRGMRSRPLAVVFSVISLVTCGFIITSVQSNSVAGTLLAAFGADDAAPLPGAGGLTSAQLVVAALIFVFTAMVVFGGVRAVARVTEWMAPIMALIYIVLVAFICLTNLHEFVDVLGRIVRAAFAPEPIAGGLGGGILAAVVNGTKRGLFSNEAGQGTAPNAAATATVAHPVQQGLIQSLGVFVDTIIVCTATAFVILIAGPEVWSSPDANPATLTTLAIAHELGGWTVAPMAVLIFVLAYSSIIAAYVYSDVNMEYLVGPRRWASWTVRVLSVVSASAGAILTLDVVWNAVDIAMAIMTLTNLVALLWLVRWGAGALRDYEAQVRAGVAEPVFVGRGNPHLPGDVPGDVWASRDDAVPSDPRSTQPAASTGAEHCS, from the coding sequence ATGGACGCGCTCGCGGCGGATCTCCAACAGGTGGCCGATTGGATCACCGCCCACATCACCATGTGGGTCCTGGTCGGCACGGGCCTCATCCTGACCATCGCCACCCGGGGCGTTCAGGTCCGCCACCTGGGCTCCATGATCCGGCAGGTGCGCGGTGCGCGCAGCGGCGCCGAGGGCGGGATCTCCTCGTTCCAGGCCTTCGCGATCTCGCTGGCCGCGCGCGTGGGCATCGGCAATGTCTTCGGCGTGGCCGCCGCCCTCCTCATGGGCGGGCCCGGCGCGATCTTCTGGATGTGGGTGGTGGCGCTGGTGGGCATGGCCACGGCGTTCTTCGAGGCGACTCTCGCCCAGATCTTCAAGGTCCGCTCCGCTGACGGCTCCTTCCGCGGCGGCCCCGCCTTCTACATGACGCGGGGCATGCGCAGCCGGCCGCTCGCCGTCGTCTTCTCCGTCATCTCCCTGGTGACATGCGGGTTCATCATCACCTCGGTGCAGTCCAACTCCGTTGCCGGCACCCTGCTGGCGGCCTTCGGAGCTGACGACGCCGCCCCGCTGCCCGGCGCCGGCGGGCTGACCTCCGCCCAGCTCGTCGTCGCGGCCCTCATCTTCGTCTTCACCGCGATGGTCGTCTTCGGCGGGGTGCGAGCCGTGGCGCGCGTGACCGAGTGGATGGCGCCGATCATGGCCCTCATCTACATCGTCCTCGTGGCCTTCATCTGCCTGACGAACCTGCATGAGTTCGTGGACGTCCTGGGCCGGATCGTGCGCGCCGCCTTCGCCCCCGAGCCCATTGCCGGAGGACTGGGCGGCGGCATCCTCGCCGCTGTCGTCAACGGCACCAAGCGCGGCCTGTTCTCCAACGAGGCCGGCCAGGGCACCGCCCCCAACGCCGCCGCCACAGCCACTGTCGCCCACCCCGTCCAGCAGGGGCTCATCCAGTCCCTCGGCGTCTTCGTGGACACGATCATCGTGTGCACGGCCACCGCCTTCGTCATCCTTATCGCTGGGCCCGAGGTCTGGTCCTCCCCGGACGCCAATCCCGCCACGCTGACCACCCTGGCCATCGCCCACGAGCTGGGCGGCTGGACCGTGGCGCCCATGGCGGTGCTCATCTTCGTGCTCGCCTACTCCTCCATCATCGCCGCCTACGTGTACTCCGATGTCAACATGGAGTACCTCGTGGGGCCCCGGCGCTGGGCGAGCTGGACCGTGCGCGTGCTCTCCGTGGTCTCCGCCTCCGCCGGCGCCATCCTCACCCTCGACGTCGTGTGGAACGCCGTGGACATCGCCATGGCCATCATGACGCTGACCAACCTCGTGGCCCTGCTGTGGCTCGTGCGCTGGGGCGCGGGCGCCCTGCGCGACTACGAGGCCCAGGTCCGCGCCGGCGTCGCCGAGCCGGTCTTCGTGGGGCGCGGCAACCCCCACCTGCCCGGAGACGTCCCCGGTGACGTGTGGGCCTCGCGCGACGACGCCGTGCCCTCAGACCCCCGATCGACCCAGCCGGCCGCCTCGACCGGCGCCGAGCACTGTTCCTGA